From Puntigrus tetrazona isolate hp1 chromosome 8, ASM1883169v1, whole genome shotgun sequence, the proteins below share one genomic window:
- the gadd45ga gene encoding growth arrest and DNA-damage-inducible, gamma a translates to MTFEEFSGQDNAAATGDRMQSAGTALEELLVSAKKQDCLTVGVYESAQVMNVDPDSVAFCVLATDEEYECDIALQIHFTLIQAFCFDNDINIVRVNDIERLADIVGSDQDEEPKDAHCILVTSPNADSWKDPALERLGLFCEESRNVYEWVPTITLPER, encoded by the exons ATGACTTTTGAAGAATTTAGTGGACAGGATAACGCAGCTGCCACTGGCGATAG AATGCAGAGCGCAGGAACGGCACTGGAGGAGCTTCTGGTCTCCGCAAAGAAGCAGGACTGCCTTACCGTTGGGGTGTATGAGTCTGCACAAGTCATGAATGT TGACCCAGACAGCGTGGCTTTTTGCGTCCTGGCTACGGATGAGGAGTACGAATGTGACATCGCCTTGCAGATCCACTTCACTCTCATCCAAGCCTTCTGCTTCGACAACGACATCAACATTGTTCGTGTGAATGACATTGAACGTCTTGCTGACATTGTGGGCAGCGATCAGGACGAGGAACCTAAGGACGCACACTGCATACTTGTAACG AGCCCCAATGCTGACTCGTGGAAAGATCCTGCTCTTGAGAGATTGGGCTTGTTCTGTGAGGAGAGCCGCAATGTCTACGAATGGGTGCCTACCATTACTCTGCCGGAGCGCTGA
- the creb3l3l gene encoding cAMP responsive element binding protein 3-like 3 like: MSVSEDMENTDLLGLIFPDEDPGSGDLFLTEGNNLLDDLLSEQDMLSGMDTEDFLSSLLGEEEDGVAISCLSQSPHGSDSGISEDTTPPHCQSPNDSSETDTVPSPGIEPLLYSECLTESYEAQVVQTDHCYTLPQGTDALLSVRSENPESDVFIDVDDLDMDMDMDMDDDFSPELPCSLTIEDATQSSKADTLFQFKEIVLTDEERRLLAKEGATIPTHMPLTKAEERTLKRVRRKIRNKQSAQESRKKKKVYVDGLENRVAICTAHNQELQKKVEMLQKQNMSLVEQLRKLQAMVKMSTMKTTTTSTCIMVFLLSFCLIIFPSVNPFDSSTQKDLYASSTGMSRALRSYPAIHKEDIVSTPAKEVPEQDVLLVATVENNQVLLSGAQNHTPDYQRVEQPDSESGVNSNSSADFPSPAQSDLKADASLSESHRNSAAPPVIYDGQSKTKESWMEQKPTSVIIQQHRSDEM; the protein is encoded by the exons ATGTCAGTGAGCGAAGATATGGAGAATACAGACCTGCTCGGTCTGATCTTCCCCGATGAAGACCCAGGATCCGGCGATCTGTTCCTCACAGAGGGGAATAACTTGCTGGATGATTTGCTTTCAGAGCAAGAT ATGCTGAGTGGAATGGATACAGAGGACTTCCTCAGCAGTCTTCtgggagaggaggaggacggCGTGGCTATCAGCTGCTTGTCTCAGTCTCCTCATGGCAGTGACAGTGGCATCTCCGAGGACACCACCCCTCCGCACTGCCAGAGTCCCAACGACAGCAGCGAGACAGACACCGTGCCCAGCCCAGGCATCGAGCCTCTGCTGTACTCCGAGTGTCTGACGGAGAGCTACGAGGCCCAGGTGGTGCAGACGGACCACTGCTACACCCTCCCGCAGGGCACAGACGCCCTGCTGAGCGTCCGATCAGAGAACCCCGAGTCCGATGTCTTCATAGATGTCG ATGATTTGGACATGGATATGGATATGGATATGGATGATGACTTCTCCCCAGAGCTGCCCTGCTCTCTCACGATTGAAGACGCCACGCAAAGCAGCAAAGCAGACACCCTG TTCcagtttaaagaaatagttttgaCTGATGAGGAGAGGAGACTTCTGGCGAAGGAAGGAGCAACCATTCCAACTCATATGCCTCTCACAAAG GCAGAGGAACGGACCCTGAAGAGGGTGAGGAGAAAGATTCGGAATAAGCAGTCTGCTCAGGAGAGTcgcaagaagaagaaggtttACGTTGATGGCCTGGAGAACAG GGTTGCAATCTGCACTGCTCACAATCAGGAATTACAGAAGAAAGTTGAGATGCTGCAGAAACAGAACAT GTCTCTTGTTGAACAGCTGAGAAAACTTCAGGCTATGGTGAAAATGTCCACGATGAAAACCACCACGACCAGCACTTGTATCATG GTATTCctgctttctttctgtctgatcATTTTCCCTTCAGTCAATCCGTTTGACAGCAGCACTCAGAAAGATCTGTATGCGTCATCTACAG GAATGTCCCGAGCCCTGCGGTCTTATCCAGCTATCCATAAAGAAGACATCGTTTCCACGCCTGCTAAAGAAGTACCAGAGCAGGATGTCCTCCTCGTGGCCACTGTAGAGAATAACCAGGTGCTGCTGTCCGGCGCTCAGAACCACACACCTGACTACCAGCGGGTCGAGCAGCCCGACTCCGAGTCTGGTGTCAACAGCAACTCCTCCGCTGACTTCCCCAGTCCTGCCCAGTCAGACCTCAAAGCGGACGCATCTCTCTCAGAGTCCCACAGGAACTCGGCAGCGCCTCCGGTGATCTACGACGGCCAGAGCAAAACCAAGGAGAGCTGGATGGAGCAGAAACCCACGTCAGTTATAATACAACAGCACCGATCTGATGAAATGTAG
- the nim1ka gene encoding serine/threonine-protein kinase NIM1, with product MTAVYPAGGGSLGVSEVVTAPQRYARWSRQDSSDICTDDEGTQPRRLTPLEKLNLDMCQDEKMVRELTVGRRIGFYKIRGEIGCGNFSHVKLGIHALTKDKVAIKILDKTKLDQKTQRLLSREISSMEKLHHPNIIRLYEVVETLTRLHLVMEYASGGELYTKISTEGKLSDIDSKIVFSQVLSAVKHMHDNSIIHRDLKAENVFYTCSTCVKVGDFGFSTVSRRDETLNTFCGSPPYAAPELFRDEHYIGACVDIWALGVMLFFMVTGTMPFRAETVAKLKRCILDGTYTVPTWVPEPCQKLIRGILQPQPSDRYTVEQMMGCEWLLPVEFPKAMEPFKLDPLHLAESKPGELEEHEIEVRNALEALGITADHIRNNQGKDCRSSITGVYRILLHRAHKRQAVESMPVVTHVVNGTDAKKDRLKTYRSLRHTSKLCIIL from the exons ATGACTGCTGTGTACCCTGCTGGGGGGGGCTCCCTCGGGGTCTCAGAAGTGGTCACGGCTCCCCAGCGTTACGCGCGATGGAGCCGACAAGACAGCTCCGACATCTGCACGGATGACGAGGGGACTCAGCCGCGCCGCCTCACCCCTCTGGAGAAGCTCAATCTGGACATGTGCCAAGATGAGAAGATGGTGAGGGAGCTCACCGTGGGTCGCAGAATAGGCTTCTACAAGAtacgcggcgagatcggctgtggaAACTTTTCCCATGTCAAGCTGGGCATCCATGCTCTGACGAAAG ACAAAGTAGCCATCAAGATCTTGGACAAAACCAAGCTCGATCAGAAGACGCAAAGGCTGCTGTCCCGGGAGATATCGAGCATGGAAAAGCTGCACCATCCAAACATCATCCGTCTGTACGAGGTGGTGGAGACGCTGACCCGCCTGCACCTGGTCATGGAGTACGCAAGCGGAGGAGAGCTCTACACGAAGATCAGCACAGAGGGGAAGCTCTCCGACATCGACAGCAAGATTGTCTTCTCTCAGGTTCTCTCAGCTGTGAAGCATATG CACGACAATAGCATCATTCACAGAGACCTGAAAGCGGAGAATGTTTTTTACACCTGTAGCACCTGTGTTAAAGTAGGAGACTTTGGCTTCAGCACCGTGAGCCGCCGCGATGAGACCCTCAACACCTTCTGTGGTTCTCCCCCTTACGCCGCTCCCGAGCTCTTCAGGGACGAGCACTACATAGGCGCTTGCGTAGACATCTGGGCCCTGGGAGTCATGCTCTTCTTCATGGTGACCGGCACCATGCCTTTCCGTGCGGAAACGGTGGCCAAGCTGAAGCGCTGCATCCTGGACGGGACGTACACAGTGCCTACCTGGGTGCCGGAACCTTGCCAGAAACTGATCCGGGGCATCCTGCAACCCCAGCCGTCTGACCGCTACACCGTAGAGCAGATGATGGGCTGCGAGTGGCTGCTGCCGGTGGAGTTTCCCAAGGCCATGGAGCCCTTCAAACTGGACCCGCTCCATCTGGCTGAGTCAAAGCCAGGGGAGCTTGAAGAGCATGAGATAGAGGTGAGGAACGCCCTGGAGGCTCTTGGCATCACCGCAGACCACATTCGTAACAACCAGGGAAAAGACTGCAGGAGCTCGATCACTGGAGTCTATCGAATCCTCTTACACCGCGCACATAAACGGCAAGCGGTGGAGAGCATGCCAGTAGTTACTCACGTAGTGAATGGAACCGATGCTAAAAAGGACCGTCTGAAGACATACAGGAGCCTTAGGCATACGTCTAAACTCTGCATTATTCTGTGA
- the znf131 gene encoding zinc finger protein 131, which produces MSVDGDVDYGHEFPAHYKVMLDKLNEQRQLDQFTDITLIVDGHQFRAHKAVLAACSQFFHKFFQDFTQEPLVEIEGVGNTAFRHLMEFTYTATLAVNGEEEVSDVWRAAEYLQMQEAIKALNNRRNGTTSVNSSQALAGKSKAKKRKIAETSNVITETLPTVETESVEIEVEVGEEHIEVEESGLVEVVDAARSSTEPSSDDSALALLADITSKYQQGEQTLHVMKKQVDDSVVVPEEAVIASKTLENIEVVEVQISQLDNLFRCDKCDRCFKLYYHLKQHMKTHTATPDRGFVCRHCGKTYAREGALKQHLNNYHFDAEEQSRRQKKKVHVCEYCDKQFDHFGHFKEHLRKHTGEKPFECPECHERFARNSTLKCHMSACQNGAGAKKGRKKLYECQVCSSVFNSWEQFKDHLVTHTGEKPNHCTICDQWFTQPRDLHTHLQELHGLQEKVIVTEEVMISDPATVLAMAEVEEGEERVILEDGMRVEHVTVEPVDVVAVEETLVVEEQPSQTVGGVEETVVLQVDGERLKEQAMEIQIAQVTVAEPAESQVKQDAEDSSKEVNNANV; this is translated from the exons ATGTCTGTTGATGGAGATGTTGACTATGGGCATGAGTTTCCAGCCCATTACAAAGTGATGCTTGACAAATTAAATGAGCAGCGTCAGCTGGATCAGTTCACAGACATCACTCTCATTGTGGATG GACATCAGTTTAGGGCCCACAAAGCTGTTCTGGCTGCCTGCAGTCAATTTTTCCACAAATTCTTTCAGGACTTCACTCAAGAGCCTCTAGTGGAGATTGAAG GTGTTGGCAACACCGCCTTTCGTCACCTAATGGAGTTTACTTATACAGCTACGTTAGCTGTGAACGGCGAGGAAGAAGTCAGTGATGTTTGGAGAGCTGCAGAGTACCTTCAAATGCAGGAGGCGATCAAGGCCTTGAACAACAG AAGGAATGGTACCACCTCAGTAAACTCCTCCCAAGCTTTGGCTGGAAAGAGTAAGGCTAAGAAGAGGAAGATTGCGGAGACCTCCAATGTGATCACTGAGACTCTTCCCACGGTGGAGACTGAATCTGTTGAAATCGAAGTGGAGGTTGGCGAGGAACATATTGAGGTGGAGGAGAGCGGTCTGGTGGAAGTAGTGGATGCTGCCAGGAGTTCCACCGAACCCTCGTCGGATGACTCCGCCTTGGCCTTACTGGCCGACATCACCAGCAAGTACCAGCAGGGAGAGCAGACACTTCATGTGATGAAAAAGCAAGTGGATGATTCGGTAGTTGTGCCGGAAGAAGCTGTGATCGCCTCCAAGACCCTGGAGAACATTGAAGTGGTGGAGGTTCAGATCTCACAGCTGGACAACCTTTTCCGCTGTGACAAGTGTGACCGCTGCTTCAAACTCTACTACCACCTCAAACAGCACATGAAGACTCACACCGCTACGCCGGATAGGGGCTTTGTCTGCAGGCACTGCGGTAAAACATATGCCCGTGAAGGAGCCCTTAAACAGCACTTGAATAATTACCATTTTGATGCAGAGGAACAATCCCGAcgacagaaaaagaaagtgcaTGTTTGCGAGTACTGTGACAAGCAGTTCGATCATTTTGGACACTTCAAAGAGCACTTGAGGAAGCACACAG gtgAGAAACCCTTTGAGTGTCCGGAGTGCCACGAACGCTTTGCAAGGAACAGTACGCTGAAGTGTCACATGTCCGCATGTCAAAATGGCGCTGGAGCCAAAAAAGGGAGGAAGAAGCTGTATGAATGCCAG GTCTGTAGCAGTGTTTTCAATAGTTGGGAACAGTTCAAGGACCACTTAGTGACCCACACGGGTGAGAAACCTAACCACTGCACCATCTGCGATCAGTGGTTCACACAACCCAGAGACCTCCACACTCATCTTCAAGAGCTCCACGGCTTGCAGGAGAAGGTAATCGTCACAGAGGAAGTCATGATCTCAGACCCAGCCACGGTCTTGGCTATGGCGGAGGTTGAGGAGGGAGAGGAAAGGGTGATCCTGGAGGACGGCATGCGAGTGGAACACGTCACTGTGGAGCCGGTGGACGTTGTTGCTGTCGAGGAGACTCTCGTGGTGGAGGAACAGCCCTCTCAGACTGTGGGTGGGGTGGAAGAGACAGTGGTTTTACAAGTAGATGGCGAGAGATTAAAAGAACAAGCAATGGAAATTCAAATAGCACAGGTGACCGTTGCAGAACCAGCAGAAAGTCAAGTCAAACAAGACGCAGAGGACAGTTCAAAAGAAGTAAacaatgcaaatgtataa
- the LOC122350465 gene encoding selenoprotein Pa codes for MWKALSLTLALCLLSGCSAESETEGARCKLPPVWTIGEEEPMKNSLGRVTVVAYLQASULFCLEQASKLNDLLLKLENQSYVNINYMVVNNRDEKSQQMHHLLRERLMNITLYAQDLSQPDLWQAVNAEKDDILVYDRCGRLTYHLSLPYTILSHSHVEEAITRTYCDAICGECSVESSLQLEQCKKSTDENTPAEGEQHPHHEHHGHEGHSPDGVERHRHHLHHHPHHHHHHHHHHGQQQVDLGQQILTQLDFGQAAVQPPIMKRPUAKHARURVEYSUQQGADAPAASUCUHURQLFGDSNGRVAGLUHCEGALPASURUQGLKEDNHVRETUQURPVPEAEUELSQKAUVUPAGDAS; via the exons ATGTGGAAGGCTCTCAGCCTCACCCTGGCTCTCTGCCTGCTGTCGGGCTGCAGTGCAGAGAGCGAAACAGAAGGAGCCCGCTGCAAACTTCCTCCCGTGTGGACGATCGGAGAGGAGGAGCCCATGAAGAACTCTCTTGGACGTGTGACAGTGGTGGCTTATCTCCAGGCCAGCTGACTGTTCTGCTTGGAGCAAGCATCGAA GCTCAACGACTTGCTCCTGAAGTTAGAGAACCAAAGTTATGTAAACATTAACTACATGGTGGTAAACAACCGAGACGAAAAGTCCCAGCAAATGCACCACTTGCTCAGAGAAAGACTGATGAATATCACCCTCTACGCCCAAGACCTCAGTCAGCCGGATTTGTGGCAGGCAGTAAATGCTGAGAAGGATGACATCTTGGTCTATGACAG GTGCGGCCGACTCACTTACCATCTGTCTCTTCCCTACACCATCCTGAGCCACTCGCACGTGGAGGAGGCCATAACACGTACTTATTGTGATGCTATTTGTGGAGAATGCAGCGTTGAG AGCTCACTGCAACTTGAGCAGTGCAAGAAATCCACAGATGAGAATACACCAGCAGAGGGAGAACAGCATCCCCATCACGAACATCACGGTCACGAAGGGCATTCCCCCGACGGCGTGGAGAGGCACAGGCATCATCTTCaccatcatcctcatcatcatcatcaccaccaccaccaccacggCCAACAACAGGTTGATCTGGGTCAGCAGATCCTGACTCAGCTTGACTTCGGTCAGGCGGCCGTTCAGCCACCAATCATGAAACGGCCTTGAGCTAAGCACGCTAGGTGAAGAGTTGAGTACAGCTGACAGCAGGGGGCAGACGCTCCAGCCGCCAGCTGATGCTGACACTGACGACAGCTCTTTGGCGACAGCAACGGGCGCGTGGCAGGCCTCTGACACTGTGAGGGGGCTCTTCCAGCCTCCTGACGCTGACAGGGCCTGAAGGAGGACAACCACGTCAGGGAGACCTGACAGTGACGTCCCGTTCCAGAAGCTGAATGAGAGCTGTCACAAAAAGCCTGAGTCTGACCAGCAGGGGACGCTAGTTGA